GGGTTTTACATTTAACAGGAAATGAAACCGTGAGGCGTGCGTTTGAACCCTTTGTCGTCTTCGTTTGCTATTATGTTTTGTGTTAAGCTTTCTTCATTGTTAGGGGGAGTCCAGGTTCACACTAGGATTTTGAGAGATGGGCAACGATCGAACAGCCTATTGCTCACTACTTTGTGAGCTTGTACTCGTTTTGTGAGAGGCGTGGAGCATGTAAGGTGTTTGATGAGATAGGTGACAGAAATAATACGTTGGAATTTGGTGAAAGGATTCGTGGTTTCATTGAAGAGCATAATTATTTGAGTCAGTCTCTTATGGTGATTTACTCACACTGTGGGTGTTTGGATAAGGCTTATGGGGTATACAAGGGAATGCCTGACAAGAATACGGTTTCGTGGAGTACAATGATTTCTGGTTGAGCGATGAAccattgaaacattttgtgggatgcaataaaaaagaaaaagaaaaagaaagatttcTGGTTGAGTTATCAGACCTCTATTAGATTTCTTGCTCATTGTGGGATGGTTGACGAGGGAATGACTTTTTTGATCATATGAGCAGAGTTTGGGATAACACTAAACATTCATAATTATGGGGTGCATGGTAAATCTCTTGGGTTGTGCTGATTTGGAGGACTTTACGTGGGGCTTACAGAATTCATGGTCATGCTACCCTTGGGGAAAGAGTGATTGGACATTTTATTGAACTTGAAGATCAATAAGCAGGGGACTATGTTCTTTTCAACATTTATTCCTCGGATGGCATGCAAGGGGGACAAGCTGTGGAAGTGAGGAAAATAAGGCAGCAGACAGCATCCCACATGACCAACACTCACGACACCTGGCTATGGCACAATTGTTTTGAAAGGAGTACCACATGAGTTTGTTATGGATGATGGACGTTTCACATCTACCGTAAGGGTGAGATACATGAGATGCTGGATGAGATCAGTAAGTAACTGAAGACGTATAGTTGGTTATATTGCTGAAATCTACTCTGAATTGCAcaatttgtgaagaaaaaaggaatGTACTCTTTTACACAGTAAGAAATTTGCTATTGCTTTTGTGGTTCTTGGGCACAACAATCAGAATGGCCAAGAATATCCGTACCTGAGTTGATTGCCACAATTTTGCAAAGTTTCTTTCAGGGGTTTGTAGCCAAGAGGTGACTATTTGAGATCGGACCCGGTCTCACTGTTTCAAAAGATGCTGCTCCGGCAAAGACCATTGGTAAGAACCTTTGGGTTGGAGAATCACTTTATGCAAAGCTACCACAAATGAGTTTAATGTGTTTGCTACAGACGAAAGGGCAGGCTTGTGTTACACTAGTCCTATTGCGTGAGAATGAGACAGAAGGATTTCCCACTGCCGAAGCACACTGATCATTTATTCATTTAACATTTCAAGTACCAAAATGGCAATAATAGGTCGATCCATTCTCGCATACACACATTCTAACATTTGAATTAGATCATATCCTTCATCACTAATTGCATATATTTCATCCTATTCCGGGTCTGGAGTTCAAGTCACAGTTTGAGAGAAGCAGAACAGGATCCTGCACGGCAAAATGAATTCAACATGAATGGAGCGTATAACAGTTATATTATACAATTCGAGTGTGCCATCTTTCTCATTTCGAGGAAATGGTGAGGGAGTAAAAGAAAACCGACAGATCCGAATCGGACCTAAAAGAGTTCCTGGTTTAATCCGAATTAACTGAGGTGCTGGTGATAAACTTCAATATAGAGCACCATCTATGTTATTTCAAACTGTCAACCATTAAGTGGTGCCAGTACGTACGATTACATTCATATAGAGTCTACAACATCACAGTACCCACCTTTAAGCTTTTCAACACCTCAAAATATTGAAGAGAGACAACAAATCTACAAAACTGGAAGTCCTGATGCAACTATAAATCCCGCAAAAAGACCAGACACTGTCACAGACTCTCAGTCTCTAAAGCAGACGTTATAACGACGAGGTATGGGCTTCAAAACACCCAGAATTCTTATGCAGTCACTGTTTGCTTCTGAGCAAACGCAAGCCCCTTCTCAATGCTGGCCTTCAATTCTGGCTTAAGGGTTTCCAGAGCCTTCTGCTCGTATTCAGTCAGACCTTGGAGGTCGGAGGTAATCAAAGCTTCCACACCTTGCCTTCCAAGCTTAACCCTCGATGCAAGGAATGGAAGCTCGGTCAGATCTGACTGAACATAGCAGCACTCGTATACATCCCCATCTCCGTCAAGTGCACGAAGAGACGACTCAACAAATCTCGCTGCTGCATATGCCATTGATAATGTAGCAGACCCAGCACCTGCTTTTGCCTCCACAACTTCTGTCCCAGCATTTTGGATCCTTACAGTCAGCTCTTGAATTTCTTCATCCGTAAAGCTAACTGAGGGTTTTGTCTTTGATAGCAGGGGTAGAATAGTTATCCCCGCATGTCCTCCCACAACTGGGACATCAACATCAATCAGCTTTAGGTTCTTCTTCTGAGCAACAAATGTGTTTGCCCTCACAACATCCAGTGTAGTGACACCAAAGAGCTTCTTTGGGTCATATACACCCTTCTGCTTCAGAACTTCTGCCGCAATTGGCACTGTTGAGTTAACTGGATTACTAATAACGTGGATGAAGGCATCAGGGCAGTTATCAGCAACAGCCTCAATTAAGTTCCTAACTATGCCAGCATTGATGTTGAAGAGGTCATCACGAGTCATACCGGGTTTCCTTGGAACCCCAGCAGGTATGACAACGACATTTGCACCTTTCAAGCAATTGGCTAATTCCGAAGGTCCAGTGAAATCCAGAACTTGCGAAGGAGTGTTGCAGTGACTGAGATCAGCTGCAACCCCCTTGACATTTGCTATATCATAAAGGTTCAAGGCAGAAACCAATGGAGACATTTTGATAAGAAGTGCCAAGGGCTGACCTATCCCTCCAGCAGCTCCAAGAACTGCCACTTTGAAAGTTGCATGGGGCTGCAGGTGATACTGAGAACTCTGATTTTCCTTCTGgaccttcagggcaaaagagccTCGAAGAGCAGCACTGGTTTCCCTGCTTAAGAAGGAGGACTCCGACTCACATGTCACAGATATTGCAGCCTTGAGGCCACTGAAACTCTTTAGCGGGTTCTGGGAGTTAAACCTCACACCAAAAGGTTTTGATTGAGGAAGTGAGCCTGCTTTGCGGCCAAAGGAGACATTTGTTCCAATTGAAAAGGTAGCTGCTGATGTTGCTGCCATTTCAAACTGTGTAAAACAGCAAGAGTATAAGGGCCTTATCCATTGACAATATGCAAGAGCACTTAATAATCAGTTGAGCCTCATAAATACTATCCATTTTGCTTTCAAACTGATCTAATCTAAGAACTTAAGCTGCGGTACTTCCTACTAGGTTGAAATACATTAGaatcttcaaattaaaaaatgaaaggaatttatataaaaaaaaaaaaaaactaaacccAATGAGCATGTAATCCTGTTTCCACAAATTCTTTCAACCAGCATCATTCCAATGTTCAACATATAAGTGTTGTCAATTAAAAATTACTGATCTTAAACAGAAACTCCACAGACGATGTACTTTAAGTTCACTGAGAAGAGTTTAGAAATTGATATATAGCTTCTGCTTTCTCAAGAACATTAAGTTCACAAGAAATCTATATGAGctggtatacactttcaaatagatttattcttcaaacaaagaaaaatatataaatcccTGCTATGAGAAGACTTAGGAAGTTAGGTTCAATTCTGAATTTCATTACATAGAAAATCTACCAAGCAATAAGCATTATGCTATCACTATGAACCTACAAGTATCGGATTTCATAAATTCACAAAAAACAGTGAATTGGAAAAATTATACTGAACTCACAGTCAAGCTGAAATTCTTGTTGCAAAAGCTTCAAAATCTGGAAGGAAAACCTATCCTAGAATAGCGTTGCTTCAAAAGGATTGCAAATCACACAATAACGTCAATACTTCCTAATATGATAAGTCAAGAAACCCATCGCATTTTtcgtttttcttttgttctcatTATCTTGCGATAAGctttagattaaaaataattgtaaatctTGCATCCAGAAACAAGAGACTGACTCAAAAACGTAAACCAAAAAAATCGCCGCAACTAGCATCCCCAGATCCGGAAATTCTCAGATTCAAACAAACCCATATATACGACATACAAATAAACATGATAATTAGCAACTGAATAAACAGAAAACCAAATGAATCAGACAATAAATCTTagggaaaagaaaatggaagggGAAAGTGAAAGAGTAGTAGGGAGGGACAGGGAACCTGGAGATGAGGAACGGATGCCGAaggaagaaatgaaatgagaggtGGTGGGTGGGagacggagtcggtacgagctGCGTAAGTTATAAGGGTTTTAGTTCGGGAAGTCCGCCCGTGGCTTTGGAGGAATCACTGCCTTTTTGACAACGCTAAAATCTTCAAACCGAATATCCATTCTTGGCTGGTAATAAGattctttattattataattatttatctccaatttatttttttattaatctagctaaatattaaaaaaataaaaattggctCTCTCTATGATCACGGTATGAgaacaaaaaattacaataaaaaaaaaaattattattaaaaatagttatattttctttgagagTGGTGCAAGCGTATCATCTAGCTTTGATAGCTGGACGTGGTCACTAGTataaagttcttttttttttttttaatatatttttaatatttttaaaaaataaaaaatatagtaatatattaaaattatttccttagttattaaataaaaaaattaaaaaaatttaaaatatataaacaatcaaaataaaatattaaattcagGCAGCATAttaacatttcttttctttgattaaTCGATCAATTTATTTGATCCCGCAAATGTGTACTTTACTCTTTTGTCCCACAAGTATCATCATGTTTGAGACGGAATTTCTTTAGGCCTTGTTTGACAACATAAATCATTTCcttttatctcaaaattttatatagcttctttttcaaacattatttaaatataaatattttttaaattttaatttttcacttttttatttaatcattagataaaaaagttgaaaattaaaaattataaaatatttatatttataatgtttGAAAATTGAGATAAGAGTATCTGCTATCCAAACCAGGGTTTAGTCtcaattcaaacaattttagaccaaataaaaaactaaaaacactTTCATagatgtttttaataaaaaaaaaaatctgaaataatTTGTTTTCATCCTAATACTACCTCCATAACCTTTTCAAACCCGTAATAAAAACATTTctaaaaaggtttttcaatccAAGcataaagaaatggaaaataatttacacacaatattttttacaatatattttataataatgtgttaaataaagaatatttttataaaatatcttataaaagtaatattattttacaaaaataccatcATCTTACAATATTCTCGTGAAGAACCGTGCTAGGGCAACCGCTCCCACctaggggtgtacaagaaaTCGAAGAACCGCCTGTGACCGACTCAGACCGGCCGCAACCGCCAAGGAACCGGTCGGCGGGCGGCAACGATTTAGAGAAACCGCCTATCGTCGGTTCGGTCGCGGTTTGAGGCCGGttcaaaccgctgaaccggccgaTGTAAtaacactctttttttttttttttaaattttctcaatatgaaacgacgccgttccacttaagtttaagtggaacggcgtcgttttaccCTAGGTGTTTGTCTCTCACACAgattaaacgacgccgtttgttattaaaccaaacggcgtcgttttgtctataaggtgagaaaaaaaattagaatggcGTCGTCTGGTATTAAaccaaacgacgccgtttcaaaATTACACAGTCGTCGTCTTCCTTCTTCCCCGTTTCTACGTTTCagtaaccctctctctctctctcttctgcaactctctctctctactctctcagatGAACGACGCCGTCGGAGGGGAACCGAGAACTGACCGTAAACCGCCAGAGAACCGCCGGAGTCAATACGGCCGGTTGTCCTCCCTCCCGTCGACCGGTTACGGTCGGTTCGTCCACCGTTTTCCCCCTCATCGGTCGGCGGCGGTTCTGCCCAAAAACCGCGCCGAAggggtcggttttcacccctactcTCACCTACCGTTAGTATAAGtggggattttattttttatttttttagtgttttttacatgtattttttaatacttttaaatacttttttaaaaaaaaaattcacaatattgttaaaaaatatttctttaattacaaagttaaaaaaataaattaattaaaaattaaaaaatgtaagcGATAGCTTCCAACAGTAGCTTGGAGTAGTAACTCTATCATGtttcttattataaaatgtgttgtgaaaatatatttcattACTTCAAAGAAATATAATCAGGAAACAATGCCTATACTACAAAATTCCATCACACAGGCTGCATTTATCCCCTCCTTTCCAAAAGACTTTAGAAGGCAAGCGAggaagaaaataatcaaatttaaagCTCATAACAAACTAATTACTAatttttaagtgagaaaaagtcaaaataagaaaataaaaaagaaaaaacaggatGCCACCTAACCTAACCTACCTCTCCCTATCCTTTTACTTTTCTCACAGACTAATTTAAAGATTAAGGAAAAGTAGTATGTGGCATGAGCttgattcttttttctttagtcAATGATCGAaggattttaaatgtattggtatatttttttaatttttaaaaatattaaataatattaataaaaataaaaattgtttacTGTGCACACCCAGCAATTAAAATTAGGTGGCACACTAACATCACCtaaagagtaatgatataaATAACACCCACATTctactatataaaatgtattatttttatataattttttattctttttaatttttttaaaaaaaattcaaacgtAATGAACAATATCTACTCGTCATAATAGGATAAAATATGAGATATAAGTGTGGTATGTAAAATTTTCCACCTGGAAATAGAATTTGCAGCCTCCCTTCATGCCTCTTTTCTTAACCAATACTACCTTGCCCCTGTGGGCTTTTGATATTTGAGTAGAAGATGTAGGTAtaaacacaaataaattatgGCTAATAAAAAAGGACAACTAAATCGCTGACCAATGCCATCATGCTtccatactttttctatttagTAGACATGTAGCATCATTCCAATTTCTAAGGGATCCTGTTGATCAAAGGAGAGGCTTAATATAGACACCTGTCTATCATAAAAGCTActaacaaataacaaaaattgcCCTCCgggtaattttgtttttttgtttttgtttttgttgaaaGTATCAAAAGTACAGTTTTCTAATCATGTCACGTAAAAGGATCCCAAATGGATGATAGCAAAGGAAAGGGCAAGATACGGTTAAAGATAGTCAGCATATGCAAGGCATTCTGCATTCATTGACTGCATGTTGCCTAAAGTTCTATAGAACATCATTACAGGCATGGTATTACATCGATGCACTGTCTATATAACAATCACATCATAACTGGAGAACATCTGATCAACTAAACTTGAAATGCAGATTGAATTCCTGGGTACTAAGAAACTGTCCCCATGCTGAAGtactaacaaatttaaaaacagaTATATCACTAAAATTGATTTCTTTCATACGCTAAGCTTGTCCATCTCCCTCCTAAGTGCATTAGCCCTCACCAAGCTCCCAATGGTATTCACAGCCAACTTCAAGTCCTGCAGAGGATTCCCAGGCGCCACTGTCTTGTACAGGTAGCTATCAAAAGTCATCTTCTGCACATATTCATCTGCACACATCTCCACGAAGGCTTCCCTTGCCGGGTTCGACCTGTAGAACACCTTCTGCAACACATCCAACACCTTGTATGTTGGCCAGTAAGTCTTGTCCCACTTCTCCAAATACTTCCTCAAGTCGCCCTCATCCACCATCCTCTTCCCATTCTCCGAACCTTCGATGATAGCCTCAGCACACATCCTCCCACTCTTCGCAGCAAAATAGATACCTTCGCCAGAGCATTTAGTAACGTACCCGGCCGCATCTCCTACCAAAGCCACTCTTCCTAATAACCTGCGCGGGCGGGGGTGTTCCGGGATTGGGTGTGCCTCAACTCGTATTATCTTACCACCCAAAATCTTGTCCTTGGCTCTCTTCCTTGTTGCAAGTTGGAACTTTTTGATGTCTCCTTTGTGGGTTACAGTGCCGGTGCCAACAGCCACATGATCGCACTTGGGGAAGACCCAACCATAGAAGTCGGGTGAAACATCATCTCCCACATACATTTCGGCAAGGTTCTCATAGTATACCATTTTATCATCAGGGATTTTGATCCTCTCCTGCAGTCACAGAGACAGAATCTAGAATTCAGTGACGCGTTACAACGCAAGTACTTGGAATTTCACGAggaagaaacaaacaaaaattaccCAAACTTCCCATTTCTAAAACTCCCATCTAAAGCATTACCATGTTAAAATTTTTCGAATGTCCTAACATCCAATAATTTCTTAGCACACATTCATTTATCTATGACTATGATGCTGCCATTGACCCAAACAAATCAAACAACTTTTAACATTGGACAACACAAATCCTAAAATATCATTCAGACAGAAACATAAACTATATTATCCCAAACAAATTTACAAATCTTAAATTAacaaactttgtttttttttttcataacatTAGTCATGCATTACCTGAAATGCGATGGCGTAGTCGTAATCACCAGCACCAATGCCCTTGGCGACACGAGAATTAGCCCCATCGGCGCCGATCACCGCGTCCACCTCCAAGGTCTGCTTCTCCCCAACCCCACCGGCTTTCCCGTCGTACCCTGTATAATGCAGCACGTACGGAGAAACTCCATCTTTCGGCACGTCCATCTTTAGAAACAACCCGTTGATGATCTCGGCGCCGCTCGCCTTGGCCCGGTCCCGTAGATACGAGTCCAGGACCTCACGCCGTACCATCCCTATGTACTCGTGGGGCTTCAGGGTCTGGCCGATGTCAACGGCAACATTCGAGGGAGATATCATCTTCATTCGGGTGACGCGGCGGTCAATGATGTCCAAAGGGAGGTCGAATTCCCCTACCATGCAAAGAGGGATGGCTCCGCCACAGGGCTTGCAGTTGTCCATCTTACGCTCGATTAGGTACGTCTCCACACCGCCTTTGGCGAGGGTATCGGCAGCAGCCCCTCCGGCTGGTCCGCCACCGATAACGGCCACCCGGAGGTTTCGATTGGTTAGCTTCGGAGCGGACTTGGAGGCAATGACACGTAGTTTTCTGGGATTTATCGAGCTGGGTTTCGCTTGGGAAGTCAAATGGGGCTTCTCCAAAGAGGTTTGGCGGAGGCCAACGAAGGATTTCAGAGCAATGGAAGTCATTTTCGCCGGAGTTGGAGCCGAAACAATGAGAGTGATTCAGTGAAGAGTTGGATTTTTGTTGGGAGTGATGGATATGGTTGGGGATATGAGACTGTTTGGGCCGTTGGATGGTGGAAATGGACGGTTGCAAAATTGATGAGGATAATGAGATAGATTTTTTGCTTGTTCTTGTCATTGCCACGTTGAAGGAATAAATGCTTGGTCCGATTAGAGGTTGCGTGAAGCAGAGCGTTAGCTGTGTTACGTCTCGTATGGTTGTCAGAACTAATTGATATCAATttctaatttcaaattaaatttaatatttaaatacgtaatttttaaattattaaatatatttcaattcaaaatttctttataaacgaaatctatcatatattttaatttaacacatttttatatataagatttataattttttcaactttttagaaCACTTTCAATGATTTATgtaatattctttaaaatacattatcaaaattcattatttctattttatatactaatttttataatatattattctattagcttatttatttttttctatatcatttaaatattatattattaaataatttgttgaaaaaaatatacaaagagagagaaactaTTATGGGagacaaaagagagagaaataataaaaaattatttagatgaatgaatagtaacctcTACAAGTAGGAGATTTACGTCAgctaaatataaaatagaaatagaatagACAAtcttgttataaactatcttgaattgtatgaccacatttatctaatcgtcaagtgcatagtgccagcatagtactgcatagtaactggcatagtaaatggctgACATaacacagtgcatagtgccaacatagtaactgacatagtgaatggccgacatagcatAATGCATAGTATCAGCATAGTACTGTATAGTAAttagcatagtgaatggccgacatatgcacagtgccagcatagtactgcatagtaagctagcatagttccctttgtacgcctatatatattgttgaattttttaagaaattcataagtttcataacttctatgagttctatttctctctctcattttagaaagttttataataaatttatctcTCTATTTACTTTTCGatagtttcataacacgttatcagcacgaaagttctgacgattttgaagctagtagtcctctacttcaagtaagtttttcaatatatttttatattcctgatttatatatgtaaaaaatgtcaaatcttacaaaattggaattcgttgctcttgacatttctggaaaaaattatttatcttggatccttgatactgagatccatctggaagcgatgaacctgggaaatacaattaaagaaggaaatcaagggtccctgcaggaccgtgctaaggcaataattttctttcggcaccatcttcatgaagaattaaaaactgagtatctaacggtgaaagattcacttattttgtggaatgatttaagggagagatatgaacaccagaaaactgtaatcctcccaaaagctcgtcatgattggatgcacctgaggttgcaagacttcaagagtgttagtgagtataactctgcactctttaaaattagctcgctattgaaattatgtggtgaaaaagtcactgatgatgacttgttagagaagacatatcctacttttcatgcctcgaatgtgctcctgcagcagcagtatcgagagcgaaagttcaaaaaatattctgaacttatatcttgtcttctattagctgagcaaaataatgagcttttgttaaaaaatcaccaatcacgtcctactggttctatatcatttcctgaagtgaatggtactagatttacatcattcccataAGCGAATgatgcatcttttcaaagaaaacgagggtgtggacgtggtaggaaaaactatggaagtggaggtcctagaagtgaccacactaaaagggacaataatagatatacaccgtaccaccagaagtggttcaactcagagaagggcaaaggtccccaaaacaaatttttaaagaaagatgaagatggatgccatagatgtggtatgactggacattgggctcgtatctgtcgtaca
This Carya illinoinensis cultivar Pawnee chromosome 11, C.illinoinensisPawnee_v1, whole genome shotgun sequence DNA region includes the following protein-coding sequences:
- the LOC122281637 gene encoding malate dehydrogenase, chloroplastic, with protein sequence MAATSAATFSIGTNVSFGRKAGSLPQSKPFGVRFNSQNPLKSFSGLKAAISVTCESESSFLSRETSAALRGSFALKVQKENQSSQYHLQPHATFKVAVLGAAGGIGQPLALLIKMSPLVSALNLYDIANVKGVAADLSHCNTPSQVLDFTGPSELANCLKGANVVVIPAGVPRKPGMTRDDLFNINAGIVRNLIEAVADNCPDAFIHVISNPVNSTVPIAAEVLKQKGVYDPKKLFGVTTLDVVRANTFVAQKKNLKLIDVDVPVVGGHAGITILPLLSKTKPSVSFTDEEIQELTVRIQNAGTEVVEAKAGAGSATLSMAYAAARFVESSLRALDGDGDVYECCYVQSDLTELPFLASRVKLGRQGVEALITSDLQGLTEYEQKALETLKPELKASIEKGLAFAQKQTVTA
- the LOC122281679 gene encoding geranylgeranyl diphosphate reductase, chloroplastic; protein product: MTSIALKSFVGLRQTSLEKPHLTSQAKPSSINPRKLRVIASKSAPKLTNRNLRVAVIGGGPAGGAAADTLAKGGVETYLIERKMDNCKPCGGAIPLCMVGEFDLPLDIIDRRVTRMKMISPSNVAVDIGQTLKPHEYIGMVRREVLDSYLRDRAKASGAEIINGLFLKMDVPKDGVSPYVLHYTGYDGKAGGVGEKQTLEVDAVIGADGANSRVAKGIGAGDYDYAIAFQERIKIPDDKMVYYENLAEMYVGDDVSPDFYGWVFPKCDHVAVGTGTVTHKGDIKKFQLATRKRAKDKILGGKIIRVEAHPIPEHPRPRRLLGRVALVGDAAGYVTKCSGEGIYFAAKSGRMCAEAIIEGSENGKRMVDEGDLRKYLEKWDKTYWPTYKVLDVLQKVFYRSNPAREAFVEMCADEYVQKMTFDSYLYKTVAPGNPLQDLKLAVNTIGSLVRANALRREMDKLSV